The following proteins are co-located in the Synechococcus sp. PROS-U-1 genome:
- a CDS encoding J domain-containing protein codes for MSDPYAVLGVSSTASNAEIKAAYRQLVKQHHPDAGGDDQQMLALNAAWEVLGDVERRKAFDRTRPQPGRAASPADLRRASRAHERSVAADDALVEWLRRVYAPIDRMLGEVINPFPKQLKALSADPYDDELMEAFCSYLEASGRRMDKVKQLFQSLPTPASARGFGLSLYHCLSEVEDALAELERYTMGYVDGYLHDGREMLREAKQRRKRLQDERRRLEIV; via the coding sequence GTGAGCGACCCCTATGCCGTGCTTGGCGTCAGCAGCACCGCCAGCAACGCTGAGATCAAAGCGGCCTATCGCCAGTTGGTGAAGCAGCACCATCCCGATGCCGGTGGAGACGATCAGCAGATGCTGGCCCTCAATGCCGCCTGGGAAGTGCTTGGCGATGTCGAGCGCCGTAAGGCCTTTGATCGCACGCGGCCCCAGCCGGGGCGTGCCGCATCTCCGGCGGATCTGCGCCGCGCCAGCCGTGCCCACGAGCGCTCTGTAGCGGCCGACGATGCGCTGGTGGAGTGGCTGCGGCGGGTCTACGCCCCGATCGATCGCATGCTCGGGGAGGTGATCAATCCTTTCCCCAAGCAACTCAAAGCACTGTCGGCTGATCCCTATGACGACGAGCTGATGGAGGCGTTCTGTAGCTATCTCGAGGCGAGCGGACGCCGGATGGACAAGGTCAAACAACTGTTCCAGTCGTTGCCCACGCCGGCCTCGGCGCGCGGTTTCGGCCTCAGCCTTTATCACTGTCTCTCGGAAGTGGAGGACGCTCTGGCGGAGCTGGAGCGCTACACCATGGGCTACGTGGATGGTTACCTCCACGATGGTCGCGAGATGCTGCGGGAGGCCAAGCAGCGACGCAAGCGGCTCCAGGATGAACGGCGTCGGTTGGAGATCGTGTGA
- a CDS encoding TIGR01777 family oxidoreductase — MRLLLFGCTGFVGRELLPLLLQAGHQLTVVSRRLARGYNTERADGRLIWMQLDPSSSSTWADAGLLDALNQADAVVNLAGEPIAEKRWTPAHRQLLETSRLETTSQLVKAIEACATPPKVLVNASAVGFYGSSLEQRFLESSKPGNDFLASLCQRWEEAAAAVPSSVRQVTLRIGIVLAADGGALGKMLPVFRTGFGGPIGSGRQWMSWIHRSDLCALILQSLADESWSGVINAVAPEPVSMAAFSKQLGRSLGRPSLLPVPGPVLQVLLGDGAKVVLEGQQVASERLDSLNFSFRYPDLASALAAATS; from the coding sequence ATGCGTCTGCTGCTGTTCGGCTGCACTGGTTTCGTTGGCCGTGAGCTTCTGCCGCTCTTGCTCCAGGCCGGCCATCAGCTCACCGTGGTCAGCCGTCGGCTGGCCCGTGGCTACAACACTGAACGGGCGGATGGACGCCTGATCTGGATGCAGCTCGACCCTTCCAGCAGCAGCACCTGGGCCGATGCCGGTTTGTTGGATGCCCTCAACCAGGCCGATGCGGTGGTCAACCTGGCGGGGGAACCGATTGCTGAGAAGCGTTGGACCCCTGCCCACCGGCAGCTCCTGGAAACCAGCCGTCTGGAGACGACCTCCCAGCTGGTGAAAGCGATCGAGGCCTGTGCAACTCCGCCAAAGGTGCTGGTCAACGCTTCGGCGGTTGGTTTCTACGGCTCCAGCCTGGAGCAGCGTTTTCTCGAATCGAGCAAACCAGGCAATGATTTTCTCGCCAGCCTCTGCCAACGCTGGGAAGAGGCTGCAGCGGCGGTTCCGTCCTCCGTGCGGCAAGTGACCCTGCGGATCGGCATTGTGCTGGCCGCCGATGGCGGCGCGCTCGGGAAAATGCTGCCGGTGTTCCGCACGGGCTTCGGCGGTCCGATCGGCAGTGGCCGGCAGTGGATGAGCTGGATCCATCGCAGTGACCTCTGTGCTCTGATCCTTCAATCCCTCGCGGATGAGAGCTGGAGTGGCGTGATCAATGCCGTTGCTCCGGAGCCGGTTTCGATGGCGGCCTTCTCCAAGCAGCTGGGACGCAGCCTGGGACGCCCCAGCCTTTTACCCGTGCCTGGACCGGTGCTCCAGGTGCTCTTGGGGGATGGCGCCAAGGTGGTGCTGGAGGGCCAGCAGGTCGCTTCGGAGCGGCTTGACAGCCTGAACTTCAGCTTCCGCTATCCCGATCTGGCTTCAGCACTCGCCGCTGCCACCAGCTGA
- a CDS encoding lipid-A-disaccharide synthase-related protein: MARILLLSNGHGEDLSGALLAQGLQQQGHSVQALPLAGLGSAYRKADVPLLGRSHEFSTGGIGYTSLRGRLTELLQGQVLYLLRRLIRLLRHRHRFDLILVVGDVIPVIAAWLSHRPVATYLVAYSSHYEGTLRLPWPCGALLKSNRFKAVYSRDQRTAEDLSQQLRRPVTFLGNPFMDSVLTAATPPPTSTQRIGLLPGSRRPELEQNLLLLLQLMELLPSKPPCDVDLALVPSLDDDSLQRLSNRIGWRLENGVLQRDGAVSINVRRGAFGAVLQNSDLVIGMAGTAIEQAVGLAKPVLQVPGQGPQFTAAFAEAQRRLLGPTVFCAPGESGSHEALEASAELAMALLDRCHGDPAFQQQCQVEAQRRIGEPGGGPRMAAAISALLP; encoded by the coding sequence ATGGCACGCATCCTTCTGCTGAGCAATGGCCATGGCGAAGACCTCTCCGGCGCCCTGCTAGCCCAGGGCCTTCAGCAACAAGGGCACAGCGTGCAGGCGCTGCCCCTGGCAGGACTCGGCAGCGCCTACCGCAAAGCCGACGTGCCGCTGCTGGGACGCAGCCATGAATTCAGCACTGGCGGCATCGGCTACACCAGCCTTCGGGGTCGCCTGACAGAACTGCTGCAGGGGCAGGTGCTGTATCTGCTCAGACGCCTGATCCGACTGCTGCGCCACCGGCATCGCTTTGATCTGATCCTGGTGGTGGGGGATGTCATTCCCGTGATCGCGGCATGGCTCAGTCACCGCCCCGTTGCGACCTACCTGGTGGCCTACTCCAGCCACTACGAAGGAACGCTGCGCCTGCCCTGGCCCTGCGGTGCACTGCTGAAAAGCAACCGGTTCAAAGCCGTGTACAGCCGCGATCAACGCACCGCTGAAGACCTCAGTCAGCAACTGCGGCGACCGGTGACCTTCCTGGGCAATCCCTTCATGGATTCGGTGCTGACAGCAGCAACCCCACCACCAACCAGCACACAGCGCATCGGTCTGCTGCCAGGCAGCCGCCGACCGGAACTGGAGCAGAACCTGCTGTTGCTGCTTCAGCTGATGGAGCTGCTGCCCTCCAAACCACCCTGCGATGTGGATCTGGCCTTGGTGCCCAGCCTGGATGACGACAGTCTGCAGCGGCTGAGCAACAGGATCGGCTGGCGGTTGGAGAACGGCGTGCTGCAGCGCGATGGAGCCGTATCGATCAACGTGCGCCGCGGAGCCTTCGGTGCCGTGCTGCAGAACAGCGACCTGGTGATCGGCATGGCGGGCACCGCCATCGAGCAGGCCGTTGGCTTGGCCAAACCGGTGCTGCAGGTTCCAGGGCAAGGGCCGCAATTCACAGCGGCGTTCGCAGAAGCCCAGCGGCGCCTGCTGGGCCCCACGGTGTTCTGCGCCCCAGGTGAAAGCGGCAGCCATGAGGCCCTCGAAGCCTCAGCGGAGCTGGCCATGGCGCTGCTGGATCGCTGCCATGGAGATCCCGCCTTCCAACAGCAATGCCAGGTGGAAGCCCAACGACGCATCGGAGAACCGGGCGGAGGACCGAGAATGGCTGCAGCCATCAGTGCACTGCTGCCATGA
- a CDS encoding NAD(P)H-quinone oxidoreductase subunit O, translating into MAESDAAAPAKAKPAALRKGALVRVNKAAYSASLEAAASDPTAPDYIFEGPGELLLVKGDYGQVRWNRPVPDVWLRMDQLEACS; encoded by the coding sequence ATGGCCGAATCCGACGCCGCTGCCCCCGCCAAGGCCAAGCCTGCTGCGCTGCGGAAAGGTGCGTTGGTCAGGGTGAACAAGGCCGCCTACAGCGCCAGCCTTGAAGCCGCTGCCAGCGACCCGACGGCACCGGATTACATCTTCGAAGGCCCCGGAGAGCTGCTGTTGGTCAAAGGGGACTACGGCCAGGTGCGTTGGAACCGTCCGGTGCCCGATGTGTGGTTGCGGATGGATCAGCTGGAAGCCTGCTCCTGA
- a CDS encoding glycosyltransferase family 39 protein — protein sequence MKQRWRFWAWVGLIWVLSTLVDRLWWTLQTGVPAWDQADYLNSAMDHGRALGLLPGGGWQGWQALLDLSPKIPPLASLVNGSVMALSGDAPEQAAWSLSLWHGLLLVVMAGWGRRLQGEGLALIACLLAALTPAFLDLRTDYVLEMALVASCSLAIWRLGVWCDPQSGGRWGQAWGCTVAALAAVLVKQSALLVLVPAGVWAAGMAMRRGGAWLRQALLLPFLTAALVGPWLRHNWITSLGGTNRAVFESAAREGDPGVLSLASWLWYPRLLPEQLGSVLLLVGLSGVLLWCWQRQQVSTDHAWSWRWLLINLVAAWVLTTLSPNKGDRYIAPLIPFLLLLLARGWWQWGHWLLARRSKLVWPLFGAGVLACVPAGWAHQLHRFEDRPRGPVEALVQAAGGADPSNPPATLIVVPSTSDLNQHNVSFYGRRHGGQTVGRQLGGSRRDREPVLARSEWVVLAEGNQGSVRKAARRLDQAVRSSGVFDLVDQFQRPRGGSYSLWRRSTTHPIAGPSFAERFPRLAAGLAAGPVGLDPVFAAVGREHMLDGHFSYREPVRSRALEALANDPEAVQPRWSLALLAVLENRPGQASEQFEALQRLLPENPWPAAYRSVVNLAGWNPWQAAAAADGASVSNPVLAALGDLSGVLSGAVWRIPSAMNSVPAAVTAVEEALDPASNQERDQEQASS from the coding sequence GTGAAACAGCGCTGGCGTTTTTGGGCCTGGGTTGGCCTGATCTGGGTGCTGTCCACCCTTGTGGATCGGCTCTGGTGGACCCTGCAGACCGGCGTCCCCGCCTGGGATCAGGCCGATTACCTCAATAGCGCCATGGACCACGGCCGCGCCTTGGGGTTGCTGCCAGGTGGCGGTTGGCAGGGTTGGCAGGCGTTGCTGGATCTTTCCCCGAAGATTCCGCCCCTGGCCTCGTTGGTGAACGGCAGTGTGATGGCGTTGAGTGGCGATGCCCCGGAGCAGGCGGCCTGGAGCCTCAGCCTCTGGCACGGGTTGCTTCTGGTGGTGATGGCGGGCTGGGGGAGGCGGCTGCAGGGGGAGGGCCTGGCCCTGATCGCCTGCCTTTTGGCGGCGTTGACGCCGGCCTTCCTGGATCTGCGGACGGATTACGTGCTTGAGATGGCCCTTGTGGCCAGTTGCAGTCTGGCGATCTGGCGCCTGGGAGTCTGGTGTGATCCCCAGAGCGGTGGCCGTTGGGGTCAGGCCTGGGGATGCACCGTGGCGGCTCTGGCGGCGGTGCTGGTGAAGCAGAGCGCTTTGCTGGTGCTTGTGCCCGCCGGTGTCTGGGCCGCCGGGATGGCGATGCGGCGGGGTGGCGCCTGGTTGCGTCAGGCCCTGCTGTTGCCCTTCCTCACGGCCGCGCTTGTTGGCCCCTGGTTGCGTCACAACTGGATCACCAGCCTCGGCGGTACCAACCGTGCTGTGTTCGAGTCGGCGGCCCGGGAAGGGGATCCCGGAGTGCTCAGCCTGGCCAGTTGGCTGTGGTACCCGCGGCTGTTGCCAGAGCAGCTGGGCAGTGTGCTGCTTTTGGTTGGTCTTTCGGGGGTGCTGCTCTGGTGCTGGCAGCGCCAGCAGGTTTCCACCGATCACGCCTGGTCCTGGCGCTGGCTGCTCATCAATCTCGTCGCGGCCTGGGTGCTCACCACCTTGAGCCCCAACAAAGGCGACCGCTACATCGCCCCCCTGATTCCCTTCCTGCTATTGCTGCTGGCCCGTGGGTGGTGGCAGTGGGGCCATTGGTTGCTGGCCAGGCGTTCAAAGCTGGTATGGCCTTTGTTTGGAGCAGGCGTGCTGGCCTGTGTCCCAGCCGGTTGGGCCCATCAGCTGCATCGGTTTGAGGACCGGCCCCGCGGACCGGTGGAGGCTCTGGTGCAAGCAGCAGGCGGTGCGGATCCCAGCAACCCTCCTGCCACCTTGATCGTGGTGCCCAGCACGTCTGATCTCAACCAGCACAACGTCAGCTTCTACGGCCGTCGCCATGGGGGGCAGACCGTCGGACGCCAGTTGGGTGGAAGCCGCCGGGACCGTGAGCCTGTGTTGGCGCGGTCGGAATGGGTTGTGCTGGCGGAAGGGAACCAGGGATCGGTGCGCAAGGCTGCACGGCGCTTGGATCAAGCCGTGCGCAGCAGCGGTGTGTTTGATCTGGTGGATCAGTTTCAGCGTCCCAGGGGGGGCAGTTATTCCCTCTGGCGTCGCAGCACGACGCACCCCATTGCAGGCCCATCCTTTGCCGAGCGCTTCCCACGTCTCGCCGCCGGGCTGGCGGCCGGGCCGGTGGGGCTGGATCCGGTGTTCGCAGCGGTGGGGCGGGAGCACATGCTCGATGGTCATTTCAGCTATCGGGAGCCCGTGCGCTCAAGGGCCCTAGAGGCCTTGGCCAACGATCCGGAGGCGGTTCAGCCGCGTTGGAGCCTGGCTCTGCTGGCGGTGCTGGAAAACCGTCCGGGGCAGGCGTCGGAACAGTTCGAGGCCTTGCAACGCCTGTTGCCCGAGAACCCCTGGCCAGCGGCTTACCGCAGTGTGGTCAACCTGGCGGGCTGGAATCCCTGGCAGGCCGCCGCTGCTGCTGATGGGGCAAGCGTCTCGAATCCCGTTCTGGCGGCCCTGGGGGATCTCAGCGGCGTGCTGTCGGGGGCCGTTTGGCGCATCCCCTCAGCCATGAATTCCGTCCCTGCGGCCGTCACGGCCGTGGAGGAAGCCCTGGACCCCGCCTCCAATCAAGAGCGGGATCAGGAGCAGGCTTCCAGCTGA
- the cysK gene encoding cysteine synthase A: MSIAPDITALIGGTPLVRLNRLPQACGCKAEILAKLESFNPSASVKDRIASAMVLEAEQAGTIVPGQTVLVEPTSGNTGIALAMVAAARGYRLILTMPDTMSTERRAMLRAYGAELQLTDGAQGMNGAIALAKELVAEIPNAYLLQQFDNPANPAVHERTTAEEIWRDTEGQIDAFVAGVGTGGTITGCARLLKERQPQLQVIAVEPEASAVLSGKPPGAHRIQGIGAGFVPAVLELDRIDSILTVSDEEAMQVGRRLAREEGLLYGISSGAAMAAALRVGQDPAMAGKRLVVMLASYGERYLSTPMFSAASRLPARRDGQL, from the coding sequence ATGAGCATTGCTCCTGACATCACGGCCTTGATTGGCGGCACGCCTCTGGTGCGGTTGAACCGCCTGCCTCAGGCCTGCGGCTGCAAGGCCGAGATCCTGGCCAAATTGGAGAGCTTCAATCCCTCGGCCTCGGTCAAAGACCGCATCGCCAGCGCGATGGTGCTGGAGGCTGAGCAGGCGGGCACGATCGTTCCCGGACAAACGGTGCTGGTGGAACCCACCAGCGGCAACACCGGGATCGCCCTTGCCATGGTGGCGGCGGCCCGGGGGTACCGGCTGATTCTCACCATGCCGGACACGATGAGCACCGAGCGTCGGGCGATGCTGCGGGCCTATGGCGCTGAGCTGCAGCTCACCGACGGTGCCCAGGGCATGAATGGCGCGATTGCCCTGGCCAAGGAGTTGGTGGCGGAGATCCCTAACGCTTATCTGCTCCAGCAGTTCGACAACCCCGCCAATCCAGCCGTGCATGAACGCACCACGGCCGAGGAGATTTGGCGCGATACGGAGGGCCAGATCGATGCCTTTGTGGCAGGGGTGGGGACCGGTGGCACGATCACCGGCTGTGCCCGGCTGCTGAAAGAGCGCCAGCCGCAGCTCCAGGTGATTGCCGTTGAGCCCGAGGCCAGTGCCGTGCTGTCTGGGAAGCCTCCAGGAGCCCATCGCATTCAGGGGATCGGGGCCGGTTTTGTTCCTGCGGTTTTGGAACTGGATCGGATTGATTCGATCCTCACGGTGAGCGATGAGGAGGCGATGCAGGTGGGCCGGCGGTTGGCCCGGGAGGAAGGTCTGCTCTACGGCATCAGCAGTGGAGCCGCCATGGCAGCGGCCCTGCGGGTCGGCCAGGACCCCGCCATGGCAGGCAAACGGCTGGTGGTGATGCTGGCTAGTTATGGCGAGCGCTACCTCTCCACTCCGATGTTCAGTGCCGCTTCGCGGCTTCCCGCCCGGAGGGATGGCCAGCTGTGA